One genomic window of Arachis stenosperma cultivar V10309 chromosome 10, arast.V10309.gnm1.PFL2, whole genome shotgun sequence includes the following:
- the LOC130958082 gene encoding cytochrome P450 714A1-like: MAEVLVAIMKISFPVGIILIIVGGISIILMCVYGEEWSKSQRIRRKLRMQGVKGPPPSSFLHGNLPDIHRINKSAHQQAKSVHTDSHDDDHPHQERDFTASLFPYFEHWRKQYGLVYTYSTGMKQHLYVNQPELVTEMNKIMTLELGKPTHITKNLAPLLGNGILRANGLSWAHQRKLVAAEFFIDKVKGMVGLMIESAQPLLTKWEKLIEEEEAIAEVEVDGDLRSLAADVISRVCFGHSYSKGKQVFSKLRFMQKTMSKHGTFLFGIKGFWDKLNFGRKKENKVSMKEMETEIESLIWELVEERKRECSEKSNLEKDLMQLLLEAAAIDEGLPKNFGKQFIVDNCKNIYFAGHETIAITASWCLMLLAKYPDWQTRIRDEVVELFPSGIPDADSLPLLKTLNMVIQEVLRLYPPAAFVSREAYEDIQIGNLHVPKGVCLWTLIPTMNRDPENWGPDANEFKPERFSEGLSKACKYPQAYVPFGLGPRLCLGKNFAIVQLKVVLALIISKFSFTLSPSYKHSPKYRMIIEPGYGVHILIRKI; encoded by the exons atggcGGAGGTGCTTGTTGCAATAATGAAGATCAGTTTTCCAGTTggtattattcttattattgttGGGGGCATATCAATAATATTGATGTGTGTGTATGGTGAAGAGTGGAGCAAGTCCCAAAGGATTAGGAGGAAGTTAAGAATGCAAGGTGTAAAGGGGCCTCCACCTTCTTCATTTCTACATGGAAATCTTCCTGATATCCATAGAATCAATAAATCTGCTCATCAACAAGCCAAATCTGTTCACACAGATAGTCATGATGACGATCATCCTCATCAGGAACGTGACTTCACTGCTTCCCTCTTCCCGTATTTTGAACACTGGAGAAAACAATACG GGCTTGTGTACACTTATTCTACAGGGATGAAACAACACTTATATGTTAACCAACCGGAGCTAGTGACAGAAATGAACAAGATTATGACTCTGGAGTTGGGTAAGCCTACTCACATAACAAAGAACCTTGCACCCCTTCTTGGCAATGGCATTTTAAGAGCCAATGGCCTTAGCTGGGCACATCAGAGAAAACTCGTTGCTGCTGAGTTCTTCATCGATAAAGTTAAG GGTATGGTGGGCCTAATGATAGAGTCAGCGCAACCGTTACTGACAAAGTGGGAGAAACTtattgaggaagaagaagccaTTGCTGAAGTTGAGGTTGATGGAGATTTGAGAAGCTTAGCAGCTGATGTTATTTCAAGGGTTTGTTTTGGTCATTCTTATTCCAAGGGGAAGCAAGTTTTTTCTAAACTTAGATTTATGCAGAAGACTATGTCCAAGCATGGAACCTTCCTTTTTGGCATCAAAGGTTTCTG GGATAAATTAAATTTCGGGAGAAAGAAGGAAAACAAGGTTAGCATGAAGGAGATGGAGACAGAGATAGAATCATTAATTTGGGAATTAGTGGAGGAACGCAAACGAGAATGCTCGGAGAAATCAaatttggaaaaagatttgatgCAGTTACTATTAGAAGCAGCAGCAATTGATGAAGGTTTACCCAAGAACTTTGGGAAGCAATTCATTGTGGATAATTGCAAGAACATATATTTTGCTGGCCATGAAACCATTGCTATCACGGCTTCTTGGTGTTTGATGCTTCTTGCTAAGTACCCGGACTGGCAAACTCGTATTCGGGATGAGGTCGTTGAACTCTTTCCCAGTGGCATACCAGACGCAGATTCTCTCCCTCTGTTGAAAACG TTGAATATGGTGATTCAAGAAGTGCTACGTTTGTATCCACCGGCAGCCTTTGTTTCAAGGGAGGCATATGAAGATATTCAAATTGGAAACCTTCATGTCCCTAAAGGAGTTTGTTTATGGACCCTGATTCCAACAATGAATAGAGATCCTGAAAACTGGGGACCAGATGCAAATGAATTTAAACCAGAACGGTTCAGTGAGGGTCTCTCTAAAGCTTGCAAGTATCCACAAGCATATGTACCATTTGGATTGGGTCCTCGATTGTGTCTAGGCAAAAATTTTGCAATAGTTCAGTTAAAGGTTGTGTTGGCACTCATCATCTCCAAGTTTAGCTTCACTTTGTCTCCAAGTTATAAGCATTCTCCCAAATATAGGATGATTATAGAACCAGGATATGGTGTGCATATCCTTATTCGAAAGATCTAA